One Dermacentor silvarum isolate Dsil-2018 unplaced genomic scaffold, BIME_Dsil_1.4 Seq936, whole genome shotgun sequence DNA window includes the following coding sequences:
- the LOC119435828 gene encoding LOW QUALITY PROTEIN: inositol hexakisphosphate kinase 3-like (The sequence of the model RefSeq protein was modified relative to this genomic sequence to represent the inferred CDS: deleted 1 base in 1 codon) → MVLLRRLIDWLSRNHQDRVCAFCYVQGVMVVHMASGGPGDTEAVLLPFTHQVGGHSRMLLLDPGTLCKPLIPRELHFYLHVPREMRPFVPSYKGVIQVHHGHASEDEDDEDDESWCQGKPSGSEASQLRVQICSCNEERLLLRESSSWSGSQYLLLLENVVSHFRRPCILDLKMGTRQHGDDASEEKRHRQMAKCAASTSASLGVRICGMQVYQSGSFMCRDKYYGRRLDDRGLRHCLRQFFHDGYRLRADLVALVTQRLLGLRRAVERQNSFRFYSSSLLVIYEGSSPSSSSHEDDEASHSSSTAGTAAESEEDDAPSPPRVDVRMIDFAHTTHEGYEGDTTRHCGPDAGYLLGLDNLVRLLSEVQASAVDT, encoded by the exons ATGGTCCTTTTGAgacgattgattgattggctATCTCGCAACCACCAAGACCGTGTGTGTGCATTCTGTTATGTGCAGGGAGTGATGGTGGTGCACATGGCCAGTGGGGGCCCTGGGGACACAGAAGCCGTGCTGCTGCCATTCACCCACCAGGTGGGGGGACACAGCCGCATGTTGCTGCTGGACCCAGGCACCCTGTGCAAGCCGCTCATTCCAAGGGAGCTCCACTTCTACCTGCACGTGCCGCGTGAGATGCGACCCTTCGTGCCCAGC TACAAGGGCGTCATCCAGGTGCACCACGGGCACGCCAGCGAGGATGAGGACGACGAGGATGACGAGTCGTGGTGCCAGGGGAAGCCGTCCGGGAGTGAAGCCTCGCAACTCAG GGTGCAAATATGCAGCTGCAACGAGGAACGCCTGTTGCTGCGCGAGTCTTCATCATGGAGTGGAAGTCAAT ACCTGTTGTTGCTGGAGAATGTTGTGTCGCACTTCCGCCGGCCATGCATTCTGGACTTGAAGATGGGCACACGGCAGCACGGTGACGATGCCTCGGAGGAGAAACGCCATCGCCAGATGGCCAAATGCGCTGCCAGCACTTCTGCTTCCTTGGGTGTCCGCATCTGCGGCATGCAG GTGTACCAGTCGGGCAGCTTCATGTGCCGGGACAAGTACTACGGCCGGAGGCTGGACGACCGGGGCCTGCGCCACTGTCTGCGGCAGTTCTTCCACGATGGCTACAGGCTGCGTGCCGACCTGGTGGCACTGGTCACGCAGCGACTACTTGGGCTGCGCCGTGCCGTCGAGCGCCAGAACTCATTCCGCTTTTATTCGTCCTCGCTGCTCGTCATCTACGAGGGCTCTTCACCATCTTCTTCCTCGCACGAAGACGACGAGGCCAGTCACTCCAGCAGTACAGCGGGGACTGCGGCCGAGTCTGAAGAGGACGACGCGCCGTCGCCACCACGCGTGGACGTGCGAATGATCGACTTTGCACACACTACACACGAGGGCTACGAGGGAGACACCACGCGACACTGCGGGCCGGATGCGGGGTACCTGCTCGGACTGGACAATCTGGTGCGGCTGCTGAGCGAGGTGCAGGCGTCGGCCGTCGACACGTAG